The genomic interval TAAAAGATTCATTTCCACCTCCTTATTCTACACGACGACTTGTCGAACTTTTATTTTCAGCAAGTGAGCTAACTTTTATTTTTAATTTTAAGTCATAATTTATACCAAAGAAATTTTGGATACTTTCTTTAATTTCTTGCTCAATTTCTTTTGTTTTTTCGACAATCTCAACTCTGGGAATAATTTCTCCTTTAACATCAATTTTTATTTTGGCTTGATATAAAGTCACATTGATTTTTGGATTTCTGATATAACCGTTGTTACTAACAATTTCTCTAACCAATCCTTCGATTGCTGAAACTTTTAAAGTTAGATTTCCTGTTTTATCATCTAGTAGAACTTCCTGATAAGTTTTTGGATAAAAAATAAGAATCAGCAAACAAATTAACAATAATGCTCCTAAAATTGAAGAGCTGATAAATATATATTGGGAAAGATGATTCCCAATGTAAGGAATTTCTGATGAGGGCATAAGCTCCCAACGAAAATTCATATAATTAAAGTAATCCCATAATATGGGGATAAGAATGGTGAGAAAGAATAAATCAGCCAAAATAAAAATAAATTTTTTTCCTTTTGACACGATACCTCCTCTCTTTTGCTGCTTTATCTAGTTGTTAGCTCTACCTAAGAAGAATGAAACGACAGCAACAACGATGACAGCACCAACAATAGAAGGGATAAGTGCCATACCAGCTAAACTTGGACCCCAAGAGCCTAAAAGTGCTTGCCCGACGAAAGACCCAACAAGACCAGCTAAAATATTAGCAATCCATCCCATTGATTTGCCCTTATTTGTAATTGCTCCTGCAATTACACCAATAATAGCTCCGACGATTAATGACCAAATCATAAATACCTCTTTCTAGTACAGTTCCTGTACATTTTTAATATATCAAAGTTCAAGCAACTTTTAAAGTAATTCGCTTTCTTTTTATTACACCCTAACTTACTTGCTAAATTTTGAAGTAAAAAAAGTTCTATCATTAAAATTGATAGAACTTTTAATTTATTATTGTGGACAAATTTATTCGCCAAACTTATCCCCAACCTGTATTTTTTGACCTAGGCCATTAAGAAAGCTAACGATATCCATCTTGGGTTTACCGGCTGGTTGAACGAAAAGAAGTTCAAGGAGGCCCTCACCTGTGGCAACTTTTAATGATTTCTTCGTTTTTTCCACAATTTCACCAGCTTGTAAGTTACTGACAGAATCATCAACAACTTTTGTTTCATAAATCTTGAAACGATCACCATTCCATGTGGTATGTGCAACTGGGAATGGATTCATACCACGAACTTTATTGAAAATTTCACGTGCAGATTTATTCCAGTCGATTTTTTCTTCTTCTGGCGAAATATTAGGACTAAAAGTCACTTCATCTTCGTTTTGAGCTTGAGCTTTTAATTGGCCACTCAGGTATTTTGGCAATGTTTCAAGTAACAAATCACGTCCAACAAGGGCTAACTTTTCAAACATAGTGCCAACATTATCATCCTCAAGAATTGGAGTAGAATCTTGAGCAATCATGTCACCGGCATCCATTTTACGAATCATTTCCATGATGGTTACACCAGCTTCTTTTTCGCCATTCATAATAGCATAATGAATAGGTGCCCCACCGCGATATTTTGGTAGTAAAGAAGCATGAGTATTGACTGCAAATTGAGCAACATCTAATAATTTACCTGGCAAAAATTGTCCAAAGGCGGCAGTCACAATTCCAACTTCTCCTGATTCAAGGAGCGTCATGATTTGAGTCATTTCTACTGAGCCAGAAAGTTTTTCTGGTTGAAGAACAGGCAAGTTAACCGTTAAGGCAAGTTCTTTAACTGGTGTCATTCTTAATTCCTGTTTCCGACCAACCTTACGGTCTGGTTGAGTCACTACTGCTAGAATTTCATATTGATTAGAATCAATCAAACCTTTTAAAACGGTCGCAGCAAATTGTGGTGTCCCCATAAAGATAATTTTTGTTTTTGTCATAAGTTTTCAAACTCCTCGATAATAATTTTCTTTTGTTTCATTAATACTTGAACAGCCTTATCGCCTTTTGCCATTAACTGTCCAAGATTTTCTGGAATAATTTGCCAAGAAATACCAAATTTATCTTTGCACCAACCGCATTGTTCGGCTTCTTTAACATGAGAAAGTTTTGACCAATAATCATCAATTTCGGCTTGATTTTTACAAGTCACAGTAAAACTAACTGCTTCATTAAATTTGAAAATTGGACCGCCATCAAGGCAGATAAAGTCAAGGCCATTCAGACTAAATTCACCATTTAATACTTTTCCAGACATTCCTACGAAATGCTCATCTAGCTTTTCATCAGGATAATATTCGATGTTTTTGATTTTTGAATTTGGAAATACAGATACATAATAGTTCATTGCTTCTTTGGCATTGTTATCAAACCAAAGGCTTGGGATAATTTTTGCTTCCATAGTTGACCTTCCAATCTCTGTAAATTTCAGCTTTATCCGCATGGGGATAATTATTGATTTCGGCAATTACTTTTAGGACAAGTGGAGATGAATTTTCTACTGACAAGTTTTTAATCGACTTCCAGACTGCTCTGTCAGAGTCATTTTTTCCGTCAGCAACAAATTGTGGTAATTTTTTGGCTACACTATTTAATTTTACATCAAAAAGATTGAAAATGTGGTGCCCAACGACTCGACGGTCATTTTCATAAATCCAAGCGGAATACAGGCGATTATTAGTACTTGCAAGAACCGTAAAGCCTGTTTCTTCAAGAACTTCTCGCTCTAATGTGTCAAACATTGATTCACCAACTTCTTGCGAACCGCCAGGTAAATCATAGCGATTTTGATAGGGACCTGAATTTTTTTCAATGACAAGTAATTTCTCATTGTCAATTGCCACACCATAGACTCCAAAATGCTTCAATAAATCGAATTTCTCAAACATATTTACCTCATTTCATTTCAAAAATGGCCGAAATTTTTCATATTTTTGTTCAAATTCTTGAATTTCACAAATTTTATTTCCGGAAAATTTAACAAGAGAAATTCCATCAAGAATGCCTTCTTTACCTTCATAAAAACACCGGAAAGTCCATGTGAATAAAGCAGTCTCATTATCCACATAATATTTATCCACAGTCCATGACTTAACTTTGTTTTCCACAGGATTATTCCACTGACAGAACCATTTTTCAATTTCAGCTTTTCCTTGATACTGAGCGCCGAAATATTCTGTCCATAAAATATCTTCTGATAAAACTATCAGTAACTTTTTGATGTCTTTATTTAACCATGCGTCAATTGTTTGTTGAAAAAGTTCTATTTTCTGCATTTTCCACACCAACTTTCTTTTGTTTTCAAATTCTTAACTTTTCCACCTGTGGAAATTTTTATACAAAATTTTGTGGCTCACTATCAATCAATACTCGTAAATTTTTGTTATCCCGAAGTTGGGTTAATTCAAGCACTTGATTTAAAGCTGATTCTAATTCTTCTTCAAAACGATATTTAACTAAGATTTGATAATGATAAAGGTTATGTGTTCTGGCAATTGGTCTGGCGGTTGGCCCTAATATTTTAGCTTTTTCTGTCAAATTTTGCTTGAGTAATTGAGCGATCTCATAAGATTTTTGAATGGCAACTTCTTCATCTTGATGAGAAACAAGCACTTGAACGGTGAAATAATAAGGTGGATAGGAAAGTTCACGACGAAATCTCATTTCCATTTCATAAAATTTTTCGTAATCTTGAGCCTTGGTCATTTCAATAGCATAATGATGTGGATTGAAAGTTTGAATTAATACTTCACCTTTTTTATCTGCTCGTCCAGCTCGTCCAGCCACCTGCATCAACAATTCAAAGGAACGCTCACTCGCTCTAAAATCAGGTAGATTTAGGCCAGTATCTGCGTTAATGACACCCACTAAGGTTACGTTTGGAAAATCTAAACCTTTGGCAATCATCTGAGTTCCTAAGAGGATATCAGCTTCATGATTACCAAACTTTTCAAGAATTTTTTCGTGAGCATTTTTTGTCCGAGTCGTATCTACATCCATTCGCAAAACTCGTGCTTCAGGCATGATTTCTCGAAGTTCTTCTTCGACTTTTTGCGTTCCTGAACCGTAATAACGAATTTTTCGTGAATGACAATTA from Lactococcus lactis carries:
- a CDS encoding VOC family protein, producing MEAKIIPSLWFDNNAKEAMNYYVSVFPNSKIKNIEYYPDEKLDEHFVGMSGKVLNGEFSLNGLDFICLDGGPIFKFNEAVSFTVTCKNQAEIDDYWSKLSHVKEAEQCGWCKDKFGISWQIIPENLGQLMAKGDKAVQVLMKQKKIIIEEFENL
- the fmt gene encoding methionyl-tRNA formyltransferase; the protein is MTKTKIIFMGTPQFAATVLKGLIDSNQYEILAVVTQPDRKVGRKQELRMTPVKELALTVNLPVLQPEKLSGSVEMTQIMTLLESGEVGIVTAAFGQFLPGKLLDVAQFAVNTHASLLPKYRGGAPIHYAIMNGEKEAGVTIMEMIRKMDAGDMIAQDSTPILEDDNVGTMFEKLALVGRDLLLETLPKYLSGQLKAQAQNEDEVTFSPNISPEEEKIDWNKSAREIFNKVRGMNPFPVAHTTWNGDRFKIYETKVVDDSVSNLQAGEIVEKTKKSLKVATGEGLLELLFVQPAGKPKMDIVSFLNGLGQKIQVGDKFGE
- a CDS encoding nuclear transport factor 2 family protein, coding for MQKIELFQQTIDAWLNKDIKKLLIVLSEDILWTEYFGAQYQGKAEIEKWFCQWNNPVENKVKSWTVDKYYVDNETALFTWTFRCFYEGKEGILDGISLVKFSGNKICEIQEFEQKYEKFRPFLK
- a CDS encoding GlsB/YeaQ/YmgE family stress response membrane protein, with amino-acid sequence MIWSLIVGAIIGVIAGAITNKGKSMGWIANILAGLVGSFVGQALLGSWGPSLAGMALIPSIVGAVIVVAVVSFFLGRANN
- a CDS encoding NUDIX hydrolase; translated protein: MFEKFDLLKHFGVYGVAIDNEKLLVIEKNSGPYQNRYDLPGGSQEVGESMFDTLEREVLEETGFTVLASTNNRLYSAWIYENDRRVVGHHIFNLFDVKLNSVAKKLPQFVADGKNDSDRAVWKSIKNLSVENSSPLVLKVIAEINNYPHADKAEIYRDWKVNYGSKNYPKPLV
- the amaP gene encoding alkaline shock response membrane anchor protein AmaP, translated to MSKGKKFIFILADLFFLTILIPILWDYFNYMNFRWELMPSSEIPYIGNHLSQYIFISSSILGALLLICLLILIFYPKTYQEVLLDDKTGNLTLKVSAIEGLVREIVSNNGYIRNPKINVTLYQAKIKIDVKGEIIPRVEIVEKTKEIEQEIKESIQNFFGINYDLKLKIKVSSLAENKSSTSRRVE